Proteins found in one Nocardia brasiliensis ATCC 700358 genomic segment:
- a CDS encoding AfsR/SARP family transcriptional regulator gives MLGPVEVWLGDKQLDLAAPQLLAVLAMLAAEPGRTLSTTQLVARLWSARPPKTAGSVLRNHVLALRRQFDTHGHPGAGTEWLDSTRGGYRLGVPVEFDVIAVEDLIAAAEADRRAGAADDANAKLAAAQELWRGDPLIGLPGPWAEGERTRLERLRLAMYEVGVSVALDLGRYATAVAESEALIAADPHCERWHELLMIALHRSGRRVEALEVYRTARRLLADELGLEPGPELVRLHQQILSAESMDTEPAYEPPSAPKSFDLPRVPAQLPPDIADFVGRAELARELGGLLDADCAGRPVIAITGLGGVGKTTLAVHLAHRARKHYPDGVLYLDLGGMDEHPRSAEVLLAVALRAFGIESGELPTELAGRTALWRDTVADKRALLVLDNARDVEHLTPLLPGPGAAAVLVTSRSSLVELFGARLVPLDVLTPDESLTLLERMASVRRVSDEPDAAREILHACGHLPVSLRIVGARLASRPNWRLAAVAERLADERGRLAELAVGNTSVEHVFRDSYRQLTPELARVFVLVSFSDAPDLSVAAIAALIDRERAEAERLCEALVDLGMLQTPEWGRYRYHDLLRLFARGVADQSQQQEWPLALRRLLDFYLASAKNIVELRDPGVGTEYYAVTEQGGQRFTDERQCAVWAMTERSGLVALYRQVIELPDAQTRTLAVDLALSLAVGGDAGEHLPQVAEALELMSHAAENDGDLRTMARAQLAAAVARLVGMGDLSAGHILRQAGAMLREAGDRPGAILAEQMLGTAMAYQEKVDVAVEHFRRAIELGRQDGNQWSEGMGWATLARAYCDARRWPEAVEAAGKALFLARMVGSLRLESMALHELGFATLQRGDPEEGRELCERALAVARRDGRRHQEGWALARLAEVTLYSGDAEAAVPIAAEAVRALTEVSATVRRLRAMRVYSRALTAAGRGDEAEPIMRKVAQSRRHIGLPVPGRPAENPAPATLTAS, from the coding sequence ATGTTGGGGCCGGTCGAGGTCTGGCTGGGCGACAAGCAGCTCGACCTCGCCGCCCCGCAGTTGCTGGCCGTCCTGGCCATGCTCGCGGCCGAGCCCGGCCGCACTCTCTCGACGACGCAACTGGTCGCGCGCCTGTGGTCGGCGCGCCCGCCCAAGACCGCGGGCAGTGTGCTGCGCAATCATGTGCTCGCCCTGCGCAGGCAGTTCGACACGCACGGGCACCCGGGTGCGGGGACCGAGTGGCTCGATTCGACCCGAGGCGGCTACCGGCTGGGGGTGCCGGTGGAGTTCGACGTCATCGCGGTCGAGGACTTGATCGCGGCCGCGGAAGCCGATCGGCGGGCGGGTGCGGCCGACGACGCGAACGCCAAGCTGGCCGCGGCCCAGGAGCTGTGGCGCGGCGATCCGCTGATCGGACTGCCCGGCCCCTGGGCCGAAGGTGAGCGGACGCGGCTGGAGCGGTTGCGCCTGGCGATGTACGAAGTCGGGGTCTCGGTGGCGCTGGATCTCGGCCGGTACGCGACCGCCGTCGCGGAGTCGGAGGCGCTGATCGCGGCCGATCCGCACTGTGAGCGGTGGCACGAACTGCTGATGATCGCGCTGCACCGCAGCGGCAGGCGGGTCGAGGCCCTGGAGGTCTACCGGACCGCACGCCGGCTGCTCGCCGATGAACTCGGCTTGGAACCCGGGCCGGAGCTGGTGCGCCTGCATCAGCAGATCCTGTCGGCCGAGTCGATGGACACCGAGCCCGCCTACGAACCGCCGTCTGCGCCGAAGAGTTTCGATCTCCCGCGCGTCCCGGCGCAGTTGCCGCCGGATATCGCCGACTTCGTCGGGCGCGCGGAGCTGGCCCGGGAGTTGGGCGGACTGCTCGACGCGGACTGCGCCGGCCGCCCCGTGATCGCGATCACCGGCCTCGGTGGTGTCGGAAAGACCACGCTGGCAGTGCATCTCGCGCATCGCGCGCGCAAACACTATCCGGACGGCGTGCTGTATCTCGATCTCGGTGGCATGGATGAACATCCGCGCTCGGCCGAGGTGCTGCTGGCGGTCGCGTTGCGCGCGTTCGGCATCGAGTCCGGCGAGCTGCCGACGGAGCTGGCCGGGCGCACCGCGCTGTGGCGCGACACCGTGGCAGACAAGCGGGCACTGCTGGTGCTGGACAACGCGCGCGACGTCGAGCATCTCACCCCGCTGCTGCCCGGCCCCGGCGCGGCGGCGGTACTGGTGACCAGCCGTTCGAGCCTGGTGGAATTGTTCGGCGCGCGGCTGGTTCCGCTGGACGTGCTCACCCCGGACGAATCGCTGACGCTGTTGGAGCGCATGGCTTCGGTACGGCGGGTATCGGACGAGCCGGACGCCGCCCGCGAAATCCTGCACGCGTGCGGGCATCTGCCGGTCTCGCTGCGGATCGTCGGCGCGCGACTGGCGAGCAGACCGAACTGGCGGCTCGCCGCGGTCGCCGAGCGGCTGGCCGACGAGCGGGGCAGGCTCGCCGAACTCGCGGTCGGCAACACCAGCGTGGAACACGTGTTCCGGGACAGTTACCGGCAACTCACGCCTGAGCTGGCGCGCGTGTTCGTCCTGGTCTCGTTCTCCGACGCGCCCGACCTGTCGGTCGCCGCGATCGCCGCGCTGATCGATCGGGAGCGGGCCGAGGCCGAGCGGCTCTGCGAAGCACTGGTCGATCTGGGCATGTTGCAGACGCCGGAATGGGGTCGCTACCGCTATCACGACCTGTTGCGGCTGTTCGCCCGCGGCGTGGCCGATCAGTCGCAGCAGCAGGAATGGCCGCTCGCCCTGCGCAGGCTGCTCGACTTCTATCTGGCGAGCGCGAAAAACATTGTGGAACTTCGCGATCCGGGTGTCGGCACGGAGTATTACGCCGTCACCGAGCAGGGCGGGCAGCGCTTCACCGACGAACGGCAGTGTGCCGTATGGGCGATGACCGAGCGATCCGGCCTGGTCGCGCTCTATCGGCAGGTCATCGAACTGCCGGACGCGCAGACCCGCACGCTCGCAGTCGATCTCGCGCTGTCGCTGGCCGTCGGCGGCGACGCGGGCGAACATCTGCCGCAGGTGGCCGAGGCGCTCGAGCTGATGAGTCATGCCGCGGAGAACGACGGCGACCTGCGCACCATGGCGCGCGCCCAGCTGGCCGCGGCCGTCGCCCGGTTGGTCGGCATGGGCGATCTGAGCGCCGGGCACATCCTGCGCCAAGCCGGTGCGATGCTGCGCGAGGCAGGCGATCGGCCCGGCGCCATCCTCGCCGAACAGATGCTCGGCACGGCCATGGCCTACCAGGAAAAAGTGGACGTGGCCGTGGAGCACTTCCGGCGGGCCATCGAATTGGGCCGCCAGGACGGCAATCAGTGGAGCGAGGGGATGGGCTGGGCGACCCTGGCCCGGGCCTACTGCGATGCGCGGCGCTGGCCGGAAGCCGTCGAAGCCGCGGGCAAAGCCCTGTTCCTCGCGCGCATGGTGGGAAGCCTGCGGCTCGAATCAATGGCGTTGCACGAGTTGGGTTTCGCGACGTTGCAGCGGGGTGATCCGGAGGAAGGGCGGGAACTGTGCGAGCGGGCGCTGGCGGTGGCCCGCCGCGACGGCCGCCGGCATCAGGAGGGTTGGGCGCTGGCCCGGCTCGCCGAGGTGACCCTCTACAGCGGTGACGCCGAAGCCGCGGTCCCGATCGCGGCGGAGGCCGTGCGGGCGCTCACCGAGGTCTCCGCTACCGTGCGCCGCCTGCGGGCCATGCGGGTGTACAGCCGCGCGCTCACCGCCGCCGGGCGTGGCGACGAAGCCGAGCCGATCATGCGCAAAGTCGCGCAGTCGCGCCGCCACATCGGCTTGCCCGTGCCGGGGCGTCCGGCCGAGAACCCGGCGCCCGCCACGCTCACCGCCAGCTGA
- a CDS encoding APC family permease produces the protein MSLALKRTVGTPLLYFFILGDTLGAGVYVLVGSVAGETGGAVWLPLLLALGLATLTAASYAELATRYPRAGGSAHYVTTAFGPAAGSFVGFCMLAAGLVSVGALARAFAGDYLQALISLPAAAVVVVFLAVLAALNIRGIKESLRANVAATVIELGGLVLIIGLGAWIIARGDADLHRVTEVGTAEHGPFGAVLAGTVLAFYSFVGFETSVNLAEEIENPRRSYPRALFGALLTAGVVYLLIGFVASAGVPTGLLSESSGPLLEVVRAAGDLPDWLFSSIALVAVANGALLTGIMSSRLTYGMARDGLLPPILARVLPGRRTPWVAILATSAVALVLASTGEVDSLAATLVLLLLVVFAAVNAAVLVLRRTSGGEPDHFRVPVFIPWLGLASCLLLCTRIEGAVWLRGLILVALGVALAAINAVRARNGGELRTRESADAEPDERFVRADEGKA, from the coding sequence ATGAGCCTCGCGTTGAAGCGGACGGTGGGCACACCCCTGCTGTATTTCTTCATACTCGGCGACACCCTCGGTGCCGGCGTCTATGTCCTGGTCGGTTCGGTGGCGGGGGAGACCGGCGGCGCGGTGTGGCTGCCCCTGCTGCTCGCGCTCGGGCTCGCCACCCTGACCGCGGCGTCCTACGCCGAATTGGCGACCCGGTATCCGCGGGCGGGCGGGTCCGCGCACTACGTCACCACGGCATTCGGGCCCGCGGCCGGGTCGTTCGTCGGATTCTGCATGCTGGCAGCCGGACTGGTCTCGGTGGGCGCGCTGGCCCGGGCCTTCGCCGGGGACTACCTGCAGGCGCTGATCTCGTTGCCCGCGGCGGCGGTCGTGGTGGTCTTCCTCGCCGTCCTCGCCGCGCTCAACATTCGCGGGATCAAAGAGTCCCTGCGTGCCAATGTCGCAGCGACGGTGATCGAATTGGGTGGGCTGGTCCTGATCATCGGGCTCGGCGCTTGGATCATCGCGCGCGGCGACGCCGACCTGCACCGCGTCACCGAGGTCGGCACCGCCGAGCACGGGCCGTTCGGGGCGGTGCTCGCCGGGACCGTGCTCGCGTTCTACTCGTTCGTCGGATTCGAGACGTCGGTCAATCTGGCCGAAGAGATCGAGAACCCGCGGCGCTCGTATCCGCGGGCGCTGTTCGGCGCGCTGCTCACCGCGGGGGTGGTCTATCTGCTGATCGGCTTCGTGGCCAGTGCCGGCGTGCCCACCGGGCTACTGAGCGAGTCCAGTGGTCCGCTGCTCGAGGTGGTGCGGGCGGCCGGGGATCTGCCGGATTGGTTGTTCAGTTCGATCGCGCTGGTCGCGGTGGCGAACGGGGCGCTGCTCACCGGCATCATGTCGTCCCGGCTGACCTACGGCATGGCGCGTGACGGCTTGCTGCCGCCGATCCTCGCCCGGGTGCTGCCGGGGCGGCGGACGCCGTGGGTGGCGATCCTGGCGACCTCCGCGGTTGCCCTGGTGCTCGCCTCGACCGGCGAAGTCGATTCGCTCGCCGCCACTTTGGTGTTGTTGCTGCTCGTCGTGTTCGCCGCCGTCAACGCCGCGGTGCTGGTGCTGCGCCGCACCTCGGGCGGCGAACCGGACCACTTCCGGGTGCCGGTGTTCATCCCGTGGCTGGGCCTGGCGTCGTGCCTGTTGCTGTGCACCCGGATCGAAGGTGCGGTCTGGTTGCGGGGACTGATCCTGGTCGCCCTCGGCGTCGCGCTCGCCGCGATCAACGCGGTCCGCGCCCGCAACGGCGGCGAACTACGGACCAGAGAGTCCGCCGACGCTGAACCGGACGAACGTTTTGTGCGTGCTGATGAGGGGAAGGCGTAG
- a CDS encoding PAS and ANTAR domain-containing protein — protein MDQPVDMPDITRGGGSEGAATPLLGSGTEPVHPIEEVLGAGAWQNAGTFRFWRAGERWEWSDEVAQIHGYAPGAVQPTTELLLSHKHPDDREQVANTIARTVETGEPFCSRHRIIDTRGRVRHVLVVGDDMYDDKAKVVGTSGYYVDITDTLAEDRRQTLDGALPELYTARAAIEQAKGALRLVYGISAEQALRVLVWRSQETGVELRVLATQLLSELTTLDGPMVELRTRFDHLLLTVHERM, from the coding sequence GTGGATCAGCCTGTCGATATGCCGGATATCACGCGGGGCGGCGGCAGCGAGGGCGCGGCGACACCACTGCTCGGTTCCGGAACCGAACCGGTCCATCCGATCGAGGAGGTCCTCGGCGCGGGCGCGTGGCAGAACGCGGGCACCTTCCGGTTCTGGCGGGCCGGCGAGCGCTGGGAATGGTCCGACGAGGTCGCGCAGATCCACGGCTACGCTCCGGGTGCGGTCCAGCCGACCACCGAACTGCTGCTCTCCCACAAACATCCGGACGATCGGGAACAGGTCGCGAACACCATCGCGCGCACCGTCGAAACCGGTGAACCGTTCTGCAGCAGACACCGGATCATCGACACCAGAGGACGGGTGCGCCACGTGCTGGTGGTCGGTGACGACATGTACGACGACAAGGCGAAGGTGGTCGGTACCTCCGGCTATTACGTCGATATCACCGACACCCTCGCCGAGGATCGCAGGCAAACCCTCGACGGTGCCCTGCCCGAGCTGTACACCGCCCGCGCCGCCATCGAACAGGCCAAAGGCGCGCTGCGGCTGGTCTACGGGATCAGCGCCGAGCAAGCTCTCCGGGTGCTCGTCTGGCGCTCCCAGGAGACCGGTGTCGAACTCCGCGTCCTGGCCACCCAGTTGCTCTCCGAACTCACCACCCTCGACGGCCCGATGGTCGAACTCCGTACCCGCTTCGACCATCTGCTGCTCACCGTCCACGAACGCATGTGA
- a CDS encoding class I SAM-dependent methyltransferase: MSATTPPARAYHRLVTSGWNRLAAIYNNPLAQRFGYRPPQDEIIDQLRRANIRRIADVGCGTGILAARIQQELHPEVIYGCDASPGMLRQAKARSGQVNWVNRRAEDLGLPAGSVDAVVSTHAFHFFDQPGALAEFHRILSPGGLLAIVVINPRSRFAPLLQPTAIQGVAYFPPPAEMRELIVAAGFRLVTQRPVRRPIPEAFVPDQLTVARSG; the protein is encoded by the coding sequence ATGTCAGCCACCACGCCACCGGCCCGCGCCTACCACCGACTGGTGACCTCCGGCTGGAACCGGCTCGCCGCGATCTACAACAATCCGCTCGCGCAGCGGTTCGGGTATCGGCCGCCGCAGGACGAGATCATCGACCAGTTGCGCCGGGCGAATATCCGCCGGATCGCCGATGTCGGCTGCGGCACCGGGATTCTCGCCGCCCGCATCCAGCAGGAGTTGCACCCCGAGGTGATCTACGGCTGCGACGCCTCCCCCGGCATGCTGCGGCAGGCGAAAGCCCGCTCCGGACAGGTGAACTGGGTCAACCGCCGGGCCGAAGACCTCGGACTGCCCGCGGGCTCGGTCGACGCCGTCGTCTCCACCCACGCCTTCCACTTCTTCGACCAGCCCGGCGCACTGGCCGAGTTCCACCGGATCCTCTCCCCCGGTGGGCTACTCGCGATCGTCGTGATCAACCCGCGCAGCCGGTTCGCGCCGCTGCTGCAACCCACAGCGATCCAAGGTGTCGCCTACTTCCCGCCACCTGCCGAGATGCGGGAACTGATCGTGGCGGCGGGCTTTCGCCTCGTGACGCAGCGACCGGTGCGCCGGCCGATCCCCGAGGCGTTCGTCCCCGACCAGCTGACCGTCGCGCGCAGCGGCTGA
- a CDS encoding MFS transporter yields the protein MRTISTDIPARLDRLPWSRWHWMVVIGLGSVWILDGLEVTVVGSVASRLSEPGSGIDITAAQVSGVAAAMYVTGACTGALFFGWLTDRFGRKKLFLITLAVYLIATALTAVSFSMWWFILFRFFTGFGIGGEYAAINSAIDELIPRKYRGRIDIVINGTYWLGAVGGALLSIVALNTDWFAPNIGWRLTFALGAVFGLVILVVRRHVPESPRWMFIHEREDGAERIVADIEKQVRTDTGDELEDVSEQRIEIHQRRTISFREIAAVMVRHYPRRSALGLALFVGQAFLYNAITFNYALILAKSFDVPDDRVGYYFAVICFGNFLGPLLLGRFFDTVGRKPMIAGCYIGSAVLLFGTAWLFAAGQLSAVTLTACWTVVLFVASCGASAAYLTVSEIFPMETRAMAIAFFYAIGTFAGGVAGPLVFSKLSAEGDPGKTALAFAIGAATMFAAGLVELAYGVRAEGRSLEDIAKPLSATSKSPVT from the coding sequence GTGCGGACGATATCGACCGATATCCCGGCGCGCCTGGATCGATTGCCGTGGTCGCGCTGGCACTGGATGGTGGTGATCGGGCTGGGGTCGGTCTGGATCCTGGACGGCCTCGAGGTCACCGTCGTCGGTAGCGTGGCGAGCAGATTGTCCGAGCCGGGCAGCGGGATAGACATCACCGCCGCACAGGTTTCCGGTGTGGCGGCCGCGATGTACGTCACCGGCGCGTGCACCGGGGCGCTGTTCTTCGGTTGGCTCACCGACAGATTCGGCCGCAAGAAGCTCTTCCTGATCACCCTCGCGGTGTACTTGATCGCGACGGCGCTGACCGCCGTCTCGTTCTCGATGTGGTGGTTCATCCTCTTCCGGTTCTTCACCGGGTTCGGGATCGGCGGCGAGTACGCGGCCATCAACTCCGCGATCGATGAGCTGATCCCGCGAAAGTACCGCGGCCGCATCGACATCGTGATCAACGGGACCTATTGGCTCGGCGCGGTGGGCGGCGCGCTGCTGTCCATCGTCGCGCTGAACACCGATTGGTTCGCGCCGAATATCGGCTGGCGCTTGACCTTTGCGCTGGGCGCGGTGTTCGGCCTGGTCATTCTCGTGGTGCGCCGGCACGTGCCGGAGAGCCCGCGCTGGATGTTCATCCACGAGCGCGAGGACGGCGCCGAACGGATCGTCGCCGATATCGAGAAACAGGTCCGCACCGATACCGGTGACGAACTGGAAGACGTGTCGGAGCAACGGATCGAGATCCACCAGCGGCGCACCATCAGCTTCCGCGAGATCGCGGCGGTGATGGTGCGGCACTATCCGCGCCGCAGCGCGCTCGGGCTCGCCCTGTTCGTCGGGCAGGCGTTCCTGTACAACGCCATCACCTTCAATTACGCGCTCATCCTGGCGAAGTCGTTCGACGTGCCCGACGATCGGGTCGGCTACTACTTCGCGGTGATCTGCTTCGGCAATTTCCTCGGGCCGTTGCTGCTGGGGCGGTTCTTCGACACCGTCGGCCGCAAGCCGATGATCGCGGGCTGCTACATCGGCTCGGCGGTGCTGTTGTTCGGCACCGCATGGCTTTTCGCGGCGGGCCAGCTCTCCGCGGTGACCTTGACCGCGTGCTGGACCGTGGTGCTCTTCGTCGCCTCCTGCGGGGCGAGCGCGGCGTATCTGACGGTGAGCGAGATCTTCCCGATGGAGACCCGCGCGATGGCCATCGCGTTCTTCTACGCGATCGGCACCTTCGCGGGTGGTGTGGCCGGGCCGCTGGTGTTCTCGAAGTTGTCCGCCGAGGGCGACCCGGGCAAGACCGCGCTGGCCTTCGCCATCGGCGCGGCCACGATGTTCGCCGCGGGCCTGGTCGAGCTGGCCTATGGCGTACGCGCGGAAGGGCGCTCGCTGGAGGACATCGCCAAACCGCTGAGTGCCACCTCGAAAAGCCCGGTGACCTGA
- a CDS encoding LysR family transcriptional regulator: MLDIRKLRLLRELSHRETIAAVAEALAYTPSAVSQQLTALEREAGVPLLERTGRRVTLTPAARTLVEHAETILAVLEQAAADMATARTELAGTLRIGAFPTAIRTILSPALVTLSRDHPGLELMVTEIDPATAPAALRAEALDVALVQEYDYVPVEPDPALDTEPLLEETIYLAAPTAEPLVAYRETAWIAGIPDTLCYTMTVRACQAAGFTPRIRHHADDFGTVLALVAAGQGVALVPELGALDCPAEVTLTPLPARRRTHLAYRRGTGNHPAVRAARAALVAAANSG, from the coding sequence ATGCTCGATATTCGCAAATTGCGGCTGCTGCGCGAGCTCTCGCATCGGGAGACCATCGCGGCGGTCGCCGAGGCACTGGCCTACACACCTTCGGCGGTCTCGCAGCAACTCACGGCGCTGGAACGCGAAGCGGGCGTGCCGCTGCTCGAACGGACCGGGCGGCGGGTGACGCTCACCCCGGCGGCGCGCACGCTGGTCGAGCACGCCGAAACCATCCTCGCGGTGCTCGAACAGGCCGCCGCCGACATGGCCACGGCGCGTACCGAACTCGCCGGGACGCTGCGGATCGGCGCCTTTCCCACCGCCATTCGCACCATTCTCTCTCCGGCGCTCGTCACGCTGAGCCGGGATCATCCCGGCCTGGAACTGATGGTCACCGAGATCGATCCGGCGACCGCGCCCGCCGCGTTGCGCGCGGAAGCGCTCGACGTCGCGCTGGTGCAGGAATACGACTACGTGCCGGTCGAACCCGACCCCGCGCTCGACACCGAGCCGCTGCTGGAAGAGACGATCTATCTGGCCGCGCCCACCGCCGAACCACTCGTCGCGTACCGCGAAACCGCTTGGATCGCAGGGATTCCCGACACGCTGTGCTACACGATGACCGTCCGAGCTTGCCAGGCAGCGGGATTCACGCCGCGGATCCGCCATCACGCCGACGATTTCGGCACCGTGCTCGCGCTCGTCGCGGCCGGGCAGGGGGTCGCGCTGGTGCCCGAACTCGGCGCGCTGGACTGCCCGGCCGAGGTCACGCTGACCCCGCTGCCGGCTCGGCGGCGCACCCACCTGGCGTATCGGCGCGGCACCGGTAACCACCCGGCGGTCCGGGCGGCCCGTGCGGCGCTGGTCGCGGCCGCGAACTCCGGGTGA